A region of Micromonospora chokoriensis DNA encodes the following proteins:
- a CDS encoding restriction endonuclease subunit S produces MTAYLRAANVKDGALDLSDVLEMNFDPGEQVVFRLLPGDVLMTEGSGSRSVVGSSAVWQGEIPGTVCFQNTLLRLRPRSDVVDGRYLAWWARGAHSSGLLASIAGGANIFHLGADRVRQLPFQLPPLDEQKRIVAELDEQIREIDAHAALRRRQVELLAEKRRSVIAAATGMSDSD; encoded by the coding sequence ATGACCGCCTACCTCAGGGCGGCGAATGTAAAAGACGGCGCGCTCGATCTATCGGACGTACTTGAGATGAACTTCGATCCTGGCGAACAGGTGGTGTTCAGGCTGTTGCCTGGTGACGTATTAATGACGGAGGGTAGTGGCAGCCGCTCTGTTGTTGGCTCCTCTGCTGTTTGGCAGGGTGAAATCCCTGGAACGGTCTGCTTCCAGAATACGCTTCTGCGTCTCCGCCCAAGATCTGACGTAGTTGATGGTCGATACTTGGCGTGGTGGGCGCGCGGAGCGCATTCTTCGGGCCTCCTAGCCTCGATTGCCGGCGGAGCGAATATCTTTCACCTGGGTGCGGACCGGGTGCGTCAGTTGCCCTTTCAGTTACCTCCGCTTGACGAGCAGAAACGTATCGTCGCTGAACTTGACGAGCAAATTCGCGAAATCGATGCACATGCGGCCCTCCGTCGTCGGCAAGTCGAGCTTCTTGCGGAGAAGCGACGTTCCGTAATCGCCGCCGCCACAGGTATGTCTGATTCCGACTAG